The Flavobacterium sp. K5-23 genome segment AAAAAGAGGAGCTTCACGCTCCTCTTTTTTTTATACTTTTCTTAAAATACTATTTTAAAGTAAAACTAGTTTTAGAAACCAATTCGTTTTTGTCAAATACATTTACAAAATAAGTTCCTTTCTCAAAGTTCTTACCTGGTAAGTCTTCTGAAACTTGTACTGTTTTGTTTTCATATTTTACTTTAGAAACAAAACTATAAGTTAAAGTGTTATCACCGAAGTTCTCTGTTTTTTTATCACCTAAAACATTACTTTTACTATCAATTACTTGAATGTAATAGTTTTTATCTCCTGATTTAGCGATACTGTTTTCAGCAATTGTAAAACTAACTTTAAGCATATCTGCTCTACTGGCTTTGTCAGTTTCAATTTGTTTACCAGAGCTTCTCAATTTATAAGCCATAGTTTTCATATTCAAAACAGTTAATTTTGAACCTTTTTCTACAGTTTTTGACAACTCTTCATTTTGACCAACTAATGCCTCATTGTATTTTTTTGATTCTCCTAAAACAACTCTAGTACTATCACGTTGTGTAGTCAAAGTTGTATTTTGCATTTTCAATCCTTCGTTTTCTGCTAATAATACTTTCATATTATTTTGCATAGCAACATATTGTGTTCTGTATTTAGCTAATGAAGCTACATCCCCTTTAGATTTTTCTAAGTCCTTAATTAAATTAACAACTTTATCTCTCTCTTGAATTAACTCATCAGACATTGAAGTGTTTTCAGCAATTGCAGCATCATATGTAGCTTTTAATTCCTGTAAATCTTTCATTACCGATTCTTTTTCGGTCGATTTAGTAGTCAATTCAGTTTGAACTGTATCAACATCAGAAGTTAATTTAAACACGTATACCAAACTCCCTACTAATAAAACTGCCAAAACTGCAATAATTGCTTTTAGACTTGAACTACTTTGTTGGTTTTCCATTTTTTTAAAATTATTGTTTTTTATATTTAATTCCCAAATTTAATAATATAAATTCAAGTAATTGTCTAAGTTAACACTTTTATGTTAAATTTGAAAAAAAAAGCCGCTTTTATGGAGAAACTTATCCCTTTTACTAAGAATGACCTTGCAAAAATCACAAACCATAGAAGTGGGGAGATAAAGTTTGGAGAAAAAATGGTAACGATACCAAAGGATACAGATATAATTTCATTTTTAAAATCCTCTGATACAAAATATGTTCTATTTGGCATACCCGAAGATATAGGAGTACGAGCTAATTTTGGAAGGCCCGGCGCAGCGTCAGCATGGGAAAGTGCAATAAAAAACATCGCTAATATTCAGCACAATCGATTTTGTAAAGGTAGCCAACTCTTAGTGCTAGGACAACTGGATGTTGCTGAAGAAATGAAAGAAGTAGAACATTTAAATTTCAACAATAGTGATGATCGCTCAAAATTAAGTCAATTAGTAGCCAAGATTGACAAAGAAGTCTCTCATATCATTTTTAGTATAGTCGAAGCTGGTAAAACACCAATAATCATAGGTGGAGGCCACAATAATTCATACGGAAACATCAAAGGTGCAGCTTTAGCAAAAGGAAAACCAGTTAACGCAATAAATTTTGATGCCCATTCCGATTTTAGAATATTAGAAGGAAGACATAGCGGCAATGGCTTTTCGTATGCTTATCAAGAAGGTTTTTTGAAAAAATATTTCGTTTTTGGATTACATGAAAACTACACATCAAAAAGCGTTTTGGATATTATAAAAAAAACCGAAGATAGAGTTCGCTATAATACATACGATAGTATAAAAATTAGAAAAGAAAAAGATTTTCACCAGGAGATGATCAATGCATTTGAGTTTGTAAGTACTGATCCCTACGGAATTGAAATAGACCTAGATGCTCTTCCTAATATTGCAAGCAGCGCTATGACTTTAAGTGGTTTTTCAATTGAAGAAGTAAGACAATTTATTTCATTTTTTGGTAACAACAAGAATGCTGCTTATATACATATATGTGAAGGTGCTCCAGATTTAGATGAAGAAAAAAACAATCATTTAATAGGCAAACTGATAGGTTATCTGGTTACTGATTTCATAAAATCTAACTCAAACATCATATAAATTAACATATATATAGTCTGCTTCACATTCGATAAAAATCATATAAATAACAAACAAAAATATTAACACTATCTTTGCCAAACTATCTATGTACCTAATACAGGATATTTAATATTTAAAATATGTTATTCGAAGATTTATCACTTTCAAAAAGTATACAAAGAGCCGTATATGAAGTAGGCTATACCACACCCACTCCCATACAAGAACAATCTATTCCACTAGTATTAGCTGGAAAAGACTTGATTGGTTGTGCACAAACAGGAACAGGAAAAACCGCAGCCTTTGCTATACCTATCATACATCAATTGCACCGAATAGTAGGTTCTTCAAAAAAAGCAAAACAAATTCGTGCTTTAGTAGTTACACCCACTAGAGAATTAGCAGTTCAAATAGGTCAGAGTTTTGATACCTATGCAAAATACACTAACCTGACTCAACATACAATTTTTGGAGGTGTTTCTCAAAACCCTCAGGTTGATGCTTTAAAAAACGGGATTGACATTTTAATTGCAACTCCAGGAAGGTTACTCGATTTACACAAACAAGGTTTTGTGGATTTAGATCATTTACATACTTTAGTTCTTGATGAAGCAGATCAAATGCTTGATATGGGTTTTGTTAATGACGTGAAAAAAATAGTAAAACTTACTCCTAAAAACAGACAAACTCTATTTTTCTCAGCAACAATGCCAATTGCAATTAGGGAACTTGCAGAGATGTTTTTAACAAAGCCCGAAACAGTAACGGTTTCACCAGTTTCATCAACAGCAGAGAATGTAGAACAACGCGTTTATTTTGTCGAAAAAACAGAAAAACGTAACCTTTTATACAATTTAATCAAGAATGAAAACTTGTCAGATGTCTTGGTTTTTTCAAGAACCAAACACGGTGCTGATAATGTGGTAAAAGCATTGCGAAAAAACAATATTGCAGCTGAAGCCATTCATGGTGATAAATCTCAAAATGCAAGACAACGCGTTCTTGATGCATTTAAAAATAAAGAAGTTGGAGTACTTGTAGCAACTGACATAGCTGCTCGTGGAATTGACATTGACCAATTGCCATTTGTTATTAATTTTGACTTGCCTAACATTCCTGAAACATACGTACATCGAATAGGAAGAACTGGACGTGCCGGTAATGGAGGTGTTGCTATTTCTTTTTGCAGTAAAGACGAACATGGTTACTGGAAAGACATTCAAAAGCTAATTAAAGTTGATGTAAAAACCATATCTGACCATCCCTATCCATGGCATTCTGGAAACCCGGAAACTGCTCCCGGAGGATCAACCAAACCAAAGAATTCAAACAGAAGTGGAGGGGCTCATAAATCGAGAAAATCTGACGCTTCAAAACAAAATAAAAAACGCTGGTATTAAACTAGAGCTACATTCTTAAAAACAAATCACAAAACACTTTTTTCATTTTGAAAAAAGTGTTTTTTTTTTACAAAATACTAAATAACAGTTAATTATAAAATTTTTAATATAAAACGAATTCTGCTTTTTTTATATTTACGAAACAATTTTCATACGTATTACTTACTAATTATTAACTTAATATATAAGATTATGGATTCACTAGTAAAAAGAAGCGGTTTAGGCCCTGTTGCTAACACAATATTTGATGATTTAGTTTCAAGAGATTTGTTCGATTGGAGTGATAAAAATTTTTCATCCCTTGGAAGTAGTCTTCCATCCGTAAATTTAAAAGAAACGGATAAAAAAATAGAAGTTGAACTAGCGGCTCCGGGATTAAGAAAAGAAGATTTTAAAGTTGAGATTAACAATAATATGCTTTTCATTTCGTCAGAAAAAGAAGAAGAGAAAGAGGAAAAAAGAAAAAAAGACAATTATTACAGAAAAGAATTTAATTACCAATCTTTTTGCAGATCCTTTAGCCTACCTGACTATGTTGATGAAAATAAAATAAATGCAAACTACAAAGACGGGATACTTCACATTGAAATTGCAAAAAAAGAAGGAAGTCCAAAACCTGTATCAAAAACAATCCCTATTAAATAAAATTGCTTTTGAAACTAAAAAAATGCCTTTTAAGTTTTAAAAGGGCATTTTTTTGTATTATTAATTTGATAATATTTTATTTCTATTTTGTAGCATCAAAGTGTTCATAAGCTGAAATAATTTTACCGGTTCAAATGGTTTTACAATTATATCATTAATACCTGCAGACAAAGCCTCTTCAACTATTTCTTCTTTATCGAAAGCTGTTAAGGCAATAACTGGTATATTAATCCCTTTTTGACGTAATTTTTTAGTAGTTTCAAAACCATTCATTATTGGCATATTAATATCCATTAATATAATATCAAACTTTTCTTTCTCTACTATTTCTAATGCATCAATTCCTGAATTTACTATTGAGCAGGTGAAACTATGTTTTTCTATAATTTTTCTTGTTACAATTTGATTTATAAGATTGTCTTCAACTACTAAAACATTAACAACCTTACTAGCAGGCATTTCTACTTCTATTAGATTAAGTATCTTTAATGATTCAACAGTATCTAATTCGAAAGAAATTACAAATTTAAAAGTTGTTCCCTCCCCTATTTTACTTTCTAATGAAATAGTACTTCCAAATAAATCTAGCAATCTTTTTACAATTGACAAACCTAAACCTGTCCCTTGATAATCCATCTCTTTTCTATCAACTTGAACAAAATTATCAAATATTTTTTCCTGATCTTTTTCGGCAATACCAATACCATTATCTCTGATTTCGAACTCTATATAATATGAACTATTTACAATTTCGATTAACTTAACGCTTATATTTACTTCTCCATCTTTAGTGAATTTCAATGCGTTACTAATTAAATTAATCATTACTTGTGACAATCTTAATTTATCACCAATAATAAATTCAGGTATATTCGGGTCAATAATCACATTGATTGTATTATTATGATTTATCGCCATAAATGACAAGGAATTTTGGATTGAGTTAATCTCATCCGCCATATTAAATGACAAATGTTCCAGAACTATTCTATTATCCTCAATTTTATTAATTTGCAGTACATCATTAATGAGTGACAATAAATATTTAGCAGAAAATTTTAAAGAATTTAAATAAGGACTATTAACTAATTCTTTATGCTCATCTAGCAGCAAATTTGTAAGACCAACAATCCCGTATAATGGTGTGCGCAATTCATGAGTAATAGTAGAAACAAATTGAGTTTTTAAATGAGAAACTTCTTCAGCTTTTTCTTTAGCAATAATTAATTCTTCATTAGCAAGAGTAAGAATTGTATTCGTTTTCTTTTTAAAAATATAACTTTTATATAAAATATAAAGTATCAGCAATGTAATAAAAAGTAAAAAAATAAACAATAAAACTATAAATTTAGATTTCTTTAAACTTAAAAATTGTAATTGTTTTTCAGCTTTTATTTTACTGATTTTTCTTTTATACTCATCAATCTCTAAATTAGCCCCTACAGCGTAAGCGCGTTTTAGCTGTTCAGAGTCATTAAGTTCTTTCGTTATTTTATTATATTGATCTAAATTTTGATAAGCCTTTTCAAAATTCCTCTTCTTCAATAAATACTTTGAATATTCTTGATGTGAATAGGACAAATCAACTTTTTCATTAGTTTCCCTACCTATCTTAATGGCATTCATAAAAGAAGAATTTGCCTTCTCATTTTTACCAATATATCCATAATACATACCGTTAAGCATATTTAATATTACCAGCGCTTTACTTTCGTTATATTTATTTTGGTGTTTATTTATATAATCTAAATAAGGCTTCCCTTGTTCAAATTTTCCAATATCAAAATAAGCCCAAGTAATATTCAGCTTAGTAAAAACTATACGACTCGTATCTTTGTTTTTTTCAAAAAATTCTAACGATTTATTATAATACTTAATTCCCTTTTCATATTGCTTCTTCTCAAAAAAATAGATATTACCTAAATTATTAGAAATATAAGTTTTAACTGTATCGTTTTTTGATTTAGTTGCAAAATCCAATCCTTTCTCATAATAAACAATTGCTTTATCAAATTCTGAGAATTGCTCATAATTAGATCCAATTGTATTATAACATTTAGCAATTAGATAGTCATCCTTAATCGCTATTGCGTATTTTAATGCAAGTCTAGAAGAGGCAAATGATTTTTCATAATTAGACTTATGCAAATATATTGAGGCTTGATCTGCTAATTTTCTAATTTCTTTTTTTGTAGGTAAGTTGTTTTTAGTAACAGGAATGTCACTAAGAAGATTAAACGAAAGAAATAGAAATAAAAAGATTCTCACTTGATTCTAAATATAAGTTAATTGCCAAATATACACTTATAAAGTATATCAATCAATTAAGAATCAATTAAATTAAAAACAGCACCTAGGAATTTACTTACCATAATTTAAGAAGATTCCGTTTTATGTTAAATTACAGTTTTAAAGTTAAAACGCTAATATATTATACAATCATAAAATTTATGAAATTAAAATTCTTTTGGAGGGTTTAATTTCCCTACTGATTTAGCCACAATAGTGGCTATCGTAGCATCACTTGTGACGTTCACGACTGTTCTACACATATCTAAAGGTCTATCAATCGCAAAAATGAGCGCTAATCCAGCTTCTGGAATTCCTGCCTGACCAAGAACAATAACAAGCATCACCATTCCAGCACTAGGAACGGCAGCTGAACCTATCGAAGCTAATGTTGCGGTTACAACTATCATCAATTGCGTATTAAGATCTAAAGGATAAGGAAGCATTGCTTGTGCAATAAAAATGGCTGCAACCGCTTGATATAAACTTGTCCCATCCATGTTTACTGTTGCACCAAGTGGCAATACAAAACTGGAAACTTCTTCATCAACTCCAATATGCTCCGTCACACATTCCATTGTCACGGGAAGTGTAGC includes the following:
- a CDS encoding Hsp20/alpha crystallin family protein, translated to MDSLVKRSGLGPVANTIFDDLVSRDLFDWSDKNFSSLGSSLPSVNLKETDKKIEVELAAPGLRKEDFKVEINNNMLFISSEKEEEKEEKRKKDNYYRKEFNYQSFCRSFSLPDYVDENKINANYKDGILHIEIAKKEGSPKPVSKTIPIK
- a CDS encoding formimidoylglutamase, producing MEKLIPFTKNDLAKITNHRSGEIKFGEKMVTIPKDTDIISFLKSSDTKYVLFGIPEDIGVRANFGRPGAASAWESAIKNIANIQHNRFCKGSQLLVLGQLDVAEEMKEVEHLNFNNSDDRSKLSQLVAKIDKEVSHIIFSIVEAGKTPIIIGGGHNNSYGNIKGAALAKGKPVNAINFDAHSDFRILEGRHSGNGFSYAYQEGFLKKYFVFGLHENYTSKSVLDIIKKTEDRVRYNTYDSIKIRKEKDFHQEMINAFEFVSTDPYGIEIDLDALPNIASSAMTLSGFSIEEVRQFISFFGNNKNAAYIHICEGAPDLDEEKNNHLIGKLIGYLVTDFIKSNSNII
- a CDS encoding response regulator — protein: MRIFLFLFLSFNLLSDIPVTKNNLPTKKEIRKLADQASIYLHKSNYEKSFASSRLALKYAIAIKDDYLIAKCYNTIGSNYEQFSEFDKAIVYYEKGLDFATKSKNDTVKTYISNNLGNIYFFEKKQYEKGIKYYNKSLEFFEKNKDTSRIVFTKLNITWAYFDIGKFEQGKPYLDYINKHQNKYNESKALVILNMLNGMYYGYIGKNEKANSSFMNAIKIGRETNEKVDLSYSHQEYSKYLLKKRNFEKAYQNLDQYNKITKELNDSEQLKRAYAVGANLEIDEYKRKISKIKAEKQLQFLSLKKSKFIVLLFIFLLFITLLILYILYKSYIFKKKTNTILTLANEELIIAKEKAEEVSHLKTQFVSTITHELRTPLYGIVGLTNLLLDEHKELVNSPYLNSLKFSAKYLLSLINDVLQINKIEDNRIVLEHLSFNMADEINSIQNSLSFMAINHNNTINVIIDPNIPEFIIGDKLRLSQVMINLISNALKFTKDGEVNISVKLIEIVNSSYYIEFEIRDNGIGIAEKDQEKIFDNFVQVDRKEMDYQGTGLGLSIVKRLLDLFGSTISLESKIGEGTTFKFVISFELDTVESLKILNLIEVEMPASKVVNVLVVEDNLINQIVTRKIIEKHSFTCSIVNSGIDALEIVEKEKFDIILMDINMPIMNGFETTKKLRQKGINIPVIALTAFDKEEIVEEALSAGINDIIVKPFEPVKLFQLMNTLMLQNRNKILSN
- a CDS encoding DEAD/DEAH box helicase, yielding MLFEDLSLSKSIQRAVYEVGYTTPTPIQEQSIPLVLAGKDLIGCAQTGTGKTAAFAIPIIHQLHRIVGSSKKAKQIRALVVTPTRELAVQIGQSFDTYAKYTNLTQHTIFGGVSQNPQVDALKNGIDILIATPGRLLDLHKQGFVDLDHLHTLVLDEADQMLDMGFVNDVKKIVKLTPKNRQTLFFSATMPIAIRELAEMFLTKPETVTVSPVSSTAENVEQRVYFVEKTEKRNLLYNLIKNENLSDVLVFSRTKHGADNVVKALRKNNIAAEAIHGDKSQNARQRVLDAFKNKEVGVLVATDIAARGIDIDQLPFVINFDLPNIPETYVHRIGRTGRAGNGGVAISFCSKDEHGYWKDIQKLIKVDVKTISDHPYPWHSGNPETAPGGSTKPKNSNRSGGAHKSRKSDASKQNKKRWY